One Heptranchias perlo isolate sHepPer1 unplaced genomic scaffold, sHepPer1.hap1 HAP1_SCAFFOLD_43, whole genome shotgun sequence genomic window carries:
- the LOC137312649 gene encoding histone H2B 1/2-like, whose protein sequence is MPEDKKAAPKKGAKKTLSKAPAKGGKKRRKSRKESYSIYVYKVMKQVHPDTGISSKAMSIMNSFVNDIFERIAGEASRLAHYNKRRTISSREIQTAVRLLLPGELAKHAVSEGTKAVTKYTSSK, encoded by the coding sequence atgcctgaagacaagaaagcagctcccaagaagggcgccaagaaaaccttgagtaaagcaccagccaagggcggcaagaagcggagaaagtcgaggaaggagagttactccatctacgtctacaaagtgatgaagcaggttcaccccgacaccggcatctcctccaaggccatgagcatcatgaactcctttgtgaacgatattttcgagcgcatcgcgggtgaggcttcccgcctggcccattataataaacgccGCACCATCAGCtctcgggagatccagaccgccgtccgcctgctgctgcccggggaactggccaagcacgccgtgtcggaagggacaaaggcggtgaccaaatacaccagctccaagtaa